In Asterias amurensis chromosome 4, ASM3211899v1, one genomic interval encodes:
- the LOC139936528 gene encoding uncharacterized protein, producing MAEAALHTETTCKIRHVHIECPICLSRFTDPKILDCLHSFCLKCLQELIDKQDPKTDIIICPMCKKETSIPDGELSDLLSCFFLSSLIDDVINLEDQKEDINSPVSTCEGCDEGLESVSRCVDCEVNYCKTCLTIHAKLKSHRHHQIVDAVGSSLERTKDKDKAAAQKCRKHTDQELCFYCDTCDLLVCLKCAVFDHRATNHNLSEINDSIRSYRRAVDEALQKFDECRKQFQKVDDSIKHSQQRLQLMVDQALRDIVAKEDEEITKIRNASRLLQERVTQIGQERGEGFDSIQSSNHDKMSRAEQIVASVNDLMQHADNFELLDLKPKVMHNLDFHKELQFQTVQHSKSFIRFRGHDIVTDADLGAILEEEKWELKTEFGKEGRGEGEFKLARDVACFSNGDIVVIDSRRWLLSTFTSKGSYKSTGAQSGTGDGKLKQPFNVAVTSDDLLLVTDRQDVKVYDRELRYIRQFRPSQNQVEGQSKSLLRGIAVDKKDRIAVADSERKVISLLNMDGSIISTIHHDDIISDCCLSVSSKERLIFTNYYKMKLVCVDFMGNEVFNISTSIDGKPVNPYGVCCDNAGDIYVSVYCGVLLGINEIHHYDASGEHIGCVARGLYNPLGMTFTPTGDLIVADRHSVKVLHRL from the coding sequence ATGGCTGAAGCTGCTTTACACactgagaccacttgcaagattagacatgtacacatcgaatgcccaatctgcctgagtcggttcaccgatccgaaaatcctggactgtcttcacagcttctgcttaaaatgtcttcaggaacttaTAGACAAACAGGATCCAAAGACGGATATTATTATTTGCCCGATGTGTAAAAAGGAAACATCAATCCCGGATGGGGAATTGTCAGATCTTCTTAGCTGCTTTTTCTTGAGCTCGCTTATagatgacgtcattaatcttGAAGATCAGAAGGAGGACATTAACTCTCCTGTCTCGACttgcgaaggatgcgacgaaggtcttgaatccgtctcacggtgtgttgactgtgagGTGAATTATTGCAAGACATGTCTGACAATCCACGCGAAATTAAAAAGTCACAGGCATCATCAAATCGTTGATGCTGTCGGTTCGTCACTCGAGCGAACCAAAGACAAGGATAAAGCTGCAGCACAAAAGTGCCggaaacacactgaccaggaactgtgtttctatTGCGACACGTGCGATTTACTTGTGTGTCTCAAATGTGCTGTTTTTGATCACCGAGCAACCAACCACAATCTCTCTGAAATCAATGATTCCATTCGATCTTATCGTCGAGCTGTTGATGAAGCCTTGCAGAAGTTTGATGAGTGTCGCAAGCAATTCCAAAAAGTGGATGACTCTATCAAGCACTCACAGCAAAGATTACAGCTCATGGTCGACCAGGCTCTTCGAgatattgtggctaaggaggaCGAGGAAATCACTAAGATAAGAAACGCATCTCGCCTCCTTCAAGAAAGAGTCACCcaaatcggtcaagaaagaggAGAGGGATTTGACAGCATACAGAGCAGCAATCACGAtaagatgagccgtgcagagcagatcgtagcttcagtcaatgacttgatgcaacatgctgataactttgagctgctggacctcaagccaaaagttatgcacaacttagacttccacaaagagcttcagtttcaaacagtgcagcatagcaagtcattcatcCGGTTCAGAGGTCATGATATCGTCACTGATGCAGATCTCGGTGCAATACTAGAGGAAGAGAAGTGGGAGCTGAAGACAGAGTTTGGTAAAGAAGGGAGAGGTGAGGGGGAGTTCAAGTTGGCAAGGGACGTTGCTTGTTTTAGCAATGGTGACATTGTCGTTATTGATTCAAGAAGGTGGCTATTATCCACATTTACATCAAAGGGTAGTTACAAATCTACAGGGGCTCAAAGTGGAACAGGGGACGGTAAACTAAAACAACCTTTTAATGTCGccgtgacctctgatgacctgctCCTGGTTACTGACAGAcaggatgtaaaggtttatgatagagAACTGAGATACATTCGTCAGTTCCGACCCTCACAGAATCAAGTTGAGGGGCAGTCAAAGAGTCTACTTCGTGGTATTGCTGTGGACAAGAAAGATCGGATTGCAGTGGCTGACAGTGAGAGAAAGGTAATATCTCTCCTTAATATGGATGGATCCAtcatttccacaatacatcatgacGATATTATTAGCGACTGCTGTCTATCTGTAAGCAGCAAGGAGCGTCTAATCTTCACAAACTACTACAAGATGAAActagtttgtgtggatttcatgggaaacgaggtgttcaatatcagcacCTCAATTGACGGCAAACCTGTCAATCCTTATGGTGTGTGCTGCGACAATGCTGGAGACATCTATGTGTCTGTTTATTGCGGTGTCTTATTGGGAATCAATGAGATACatcattacgatgcatcaggtgagcacatcggctgtgtagctcgTGGCTTGTACAATCCTCTAGGCATGACGTTTACTCCTACCGGTGACCTCATCGTGGCTGATCGCCACTCGGTCAAGGTCTTGCATCGTCTTTGA